From a region of the Phaseolus vulgaris cultivar G19833 chromosome 6, P. vulgaris v2.0, whole genome shotgun sequence genome:
- the LOC137831646 gene encoding PH, RCC1 and FYVE domains-containing protein 1 isoform X1 — translation MTMEEESLATVPFDRAIEQAIVSIKKGAYLLKCGRRGKPKLCPFRLSQDERNLIWYSGQQEKHLRLSVVTKIVQGQENIRSQRQNEPEKECHSFSLIYANGERSLDLICKDKAQAATWFVGLKAVISRCQHPRAFSSLRSCKGVQSCVSSPAGILRRKKNLGLLDETSQFTQVHSLCASPTLSLSERCFSDGLSCTSDNLYSSTSFISSTHGVTDNSVPCSPYIDPEVRSNIESTRIDKEHKKNLSYRYLTHSTSVHLGKSNVLKDVMIWGGGIGCLVGIVNERFVQGGVYSLVPKLLESTAMLDVQNIALGGKHAALVTKQGEVFCWGQGKWGRLGQKIDMDISSPKIVDSLNGLHVKHVSCGEYHTCALTDSGEVYTWGNDVCCADLFNEGRTRSQWIPQKLGGYLDGISISSIACGEWHTAIISSCGRLFTYGDGTFGVLGHGDVRSCSSPKEVESLSGLRVRSVACGSWHTSAIVEVMFDRFRYNSASGKLFTWGDGDEGRLGHSDNGSKLVPTCVTQLVDYDFVQVSCGRMLTVALTNMGKVFAIGSAKYGQLGNPHAKDKAVMVEGQLKQEFVKVISTGSYHVAVLTSAGSVYTWGRGESGQLGLGDTEDRYTPCFVEALRDRQVNTITCGPSFTAAICLHKPISISDQSTCSGCRLPFGFTRKKHNCYNCGLLFCRACSSKKIINAPLAPSKSKAFRVCDQCFDKRQGGTHSIMASKSRNYNSQQLLKQQQKIADMTEDRGETTVTQGPLLSLGQSCYRKSMPSGRKDWKNHPESQQDVEDISSRLGGMPQWGQVPCPAIFKINCTENPVVHVSSSKSKLATVSPFNMESTTYNFSKVESDTTKSDKLLLEEVHRLRAEAKRLEEQCELKNNKIQECQQKIEESWSVAREEAAKCKAAKEVIKALALRLHTISGKDNAGQEAKVGQHEFVPNVATIVTDMKSPRDGNVDSLSNSPIVFSETLKSKFGRSMFPKNENSNSNRGESQQQDNINNGLKADWVEQYEPGVYITFTTLPCGKKGLKRVRFSRKRFLEKEAEKWWEENQSTVYQKYGIEGYINTSQSQVKG, via the exons ATGACAATGGAAGAAGAGTCCTTGGCAACAGTCCCATTTGACAGGGCTATTGAACAG GCAATTGTTTCTATCAAGAAAGGTGCATATTTACTCAAGTGTGGTCGTAGAGGAAAGCCGAAGCTCTGTCCTTTCAGACTTTCCCAG GATGAGAGAAATTTGATTTGGTATTCAGGACAGCAGGAAAAGCATTTGCGATTGAGTGTAGTTACAAAAATTGTTCAAGGGCAAGAAAAT ATAAGGTCCCAGAGGCAAAATGAACCCGAAAAGGAGTGCCATTCGTTTTCACTAATCTATGCTAATGGTGAACGTTCTCTTGATCTG ATATGCAAGGATAAGGCACAAGCTGCTACTTGGTTTGTTGGCTTGAAAGCTGTTATCTCTAGATGTCAGCATCCAAGAGCTTTTAGTAGTTTAAGAAGTTGCAAAGGTGTGCAGAGTTGTGTTAGTAGTCCTGCTGGAATCTTACGAAGAAAAAAGAATCTCGGCCTTCTGGATGAAACCTCTCAGTTTACTCAG GTACATAGCTTATGTGCAAGTCCTACTTTGTCACTTTCCGAAAGGTGCTTTTCTGATGGCTTGTCATGCACTTCTGATAACTTATATTCATCCACATCTTTCATCTCCAGCACTCATGGTGTAACAGATAATTCAGTGCCATGTTCTCCATACATTGATCCAGAGGTTCGTAGTAACATTGAGTCAACTCGCATTGATAAAGAGCACAAGAAGAATTTGTCCTATAGGTATTTGACGCATTCTACTTCCGTACATTTAGGAAAAAGTAATGTATTAAAGGATGTAATGATATGGGGTGGAGGGATTGGATGTCTTGTAGGGATTGTGAATGAAAGGTTTGTTCAAGGCGGGGTCTATTCTTTGGTGCCGAAGTTACTAGAATCCACTGCAATGTTAGATGTACAGAACATAGCTTTGGGAGGAAAACATGCTGCCTTAGTTACAAAACAAGGGGAAGTTTTTTGTTGGGGTCAAGGAAAGTGGGGAAGACTCGGGCAGAAAATTGATATGGACATTAGCTCCCCAAAAATAGTTGATTCTCTTAATGGTCTTCATGTAAAGCATGTTTCTTGTGGTGAGTATCATACATGTGCTTTGACAGATTCTGGTGAAGTATATACTTGGGGAAATGATGTCTGCTGTGCAGACTTATTTAATGAAGGGAGAACAAGAAGTCAGTGGATACCGCAAAAACTTGGTGGATACTTAGATGGTATTAGTATCTCAAGTATTGCTTGTGGGGAATGGCATACTGCGATTATCTCTAGTTGTGGGAGGTTATTTACTTACGGAGATGGTACATTTGGGGTTCTTGGCCATGGCGATGTTCGGAGCTGTTCAAGTCCAAAAGAAGTTGAGTCTCTTAGTGGACTAAGGGTGAGATCTGTTGCATGTGGATCGTGGCATACATCTGCTATTGTTGAAGTCATGTTTGATCGTTTTAGGTACAATAGTGCTAGTGGTAAGTTGTTTACATGGGGTGATGGAGATGAGGGGAGGCTTGGTCATTCCGATAATGGAAGCAAGCTTGTGCCAACATGTGTTACACAACTTGTAGACTATGATTTTGTTCAAGTGTCCTGTGGAAGAATGTTGACTGTAGCACTCACTAACATGGGCAAGGTTTTTGCAATAGGTAGTGCCAAATATGGACAGTTAGGAAATCCACATGCCAAGGATAAAGCAGTCATGGTTGAGGGACAACTCAAACAAGAGTTTGTTAAAGTTATATCAACTGGTTCATATCATGTTGCTGTTTTGACTTCTGCAGGGAGTGTCTATACATGGGGCAGGGGTGAAAGTGGTCAACTGGGGCTAGGTGATACTGAAGATAGATATACACCTTGTTTTGTTGAGGCTCTGAGAGATAGACAGGTAAATACTATCACTTGTGGTCCAAGCTTCACAGCTGCAATCTGTTTACACAAACCTATTTCTATTAGTGACCAATCAACTTGTAGTGGTTGTAGGTTGCCATTTGGGTTCACAAGGAAGAAGCATAACTGCTATAACTGTGGTCTTTTGTTCTGCCGTGCTTGTAGTAGTAAGAAGATTATAAATGCACCTCTAGCCCCCAGTAAGAGCAAGGCTTTTCGGGTTTGTGATCAGTGTTTTGATAAACGACAGGGAGGTACACATTCAATAATGGCATCTAAATCCCGAAATTACAACAGTCAACAGTTGTTGAAGCAACAACAAAAAATTGCTGATATGACTGAGGACAGGGGAGAGACAACCGTGACACAAGGGCCTCTGTTATCACTTGGTCAATCATGTTACAGGAAAAGTATGCCAAGTGGACGTAAGGATTGGAAAAACCACCCAGAAAGCCAGCAGGATGTAGAAGATATTTCGTCTAGGCTAGGTGGAATGCCACAGTGGGGGCAAGTTCCATGTCCTgccatatttaaaattaattgtacAGAAAATCCAGTTGTTCATGTTTCTTCATCCAAAAGTAAATTAGCCACAGTTTCTCCTTTTAATATGGAATCTACAACATATAACTTCTCTAAAGTAGAGTCAGATACAACTAAGTCTGACAAGCTGCTCCTTGAAGAAGTTCATAGGCTGAGAGCCGAG GCTAAGAGACTTGAAGAGCAATGTGagcttaaaaataataaaatacaagAGTGTCAACAAAAAATTGAGGAGAGTTGGTCTGTGGCAAGGGAGGAAGCTGCTAAGTGCAAGGCAGCAAAAGAGGTCATAAAAGCTTTAGCACTAAGG CTTCATACAATATCAGGAAAAGATAACGCTGGACAAGAAGCAAAAGTTGGACAACATGAATTTGTGCCGAATGTGGCAACCATAGTTACAGATATGAAGAGTCCAAGAGATGGCAATGTGGACAGTCTATCCAATTCTCCTATAGTATTCTCTGAGACATTAAAATCCAAATTTGGGAGAAGTATGTTTCCCAAAAACGAAAATTCTAACTCTAACAGAGGAGAATCTCAACAACAAGATAATATCAACAATGGCTTGAAGGCTGACTGGGTAGAACAGTATGAGCCAGGTGTTTACATCACATTTACAACCTTGCCATGTGGGAAAAAAGGCCTCAAGCGAGTGAGATTTAG TCGCAAACGATTTTTAGAGAAGGAAGCCGAAAAATGGTGGGAAGAGAATCAGAGCACGGTGTATCAGAAGTATGGGATTGAAGGATATATAAACACGAGCCAAAGTCAGGTGAAAGGCTAA
- the LOC137831646 gene encoding PH, RCC1 and FYVE domains-containing protein 1 isoform X2, whose translation MKPLSLLSTHGVTDNSVPCSPYIDPEVRSNIESTRIDKEHKKNLSYRYLTHSTSVHLGKSNVLKDVMIWGGGIGCLVGIVNERFVQGGVYSLVPKLLESTAMLDVQNIALGGKHAALVTKQGEVFCWGQGKWGRLGQKIDMDISSPKIVDSLNGLHVKHVSCGEYHTCALTDSGEVYTWGNDVCCADLFNEGRTRSQWIPQKLGGYLDGISISSIACGEWHTAIISSCGRLFTYGDGTFGVLGHGDVRSCSSPKEVESLSGLRVRSVACGSWHTSAIVEVMFDRFRYNSASGKLFTWGDGDEGRLGHSDNGSKLVPTCVTQLVDYDFVQVSCGRMLTVALTNMGKVFAIGSAKYGQLGNPHAKDKAVMVEGQLKQEFVKVISTGSYHVAVLTSAGSVYTWGRGESGQLGLGDTEDRYTPCFVEALRDRQVNTITCGPSFTAAICLHKPISISDQSTCSGCRLPFGFTRKKHNCYNCGLLFCRACSSKKIINAPLAPSKSKAFRVCDQCFDKRQGGTHSIMASKSRNYNSQQLLKQQQKIADMTEDRGETTVTQGPLLSLGQSCYRKSMPSGRKDWKNHPESQQDVEDISSRLGGMPQWGQVPCPAIFKINCTENPVVHVSSSKSKLATVSPFNMESTTYNFSKVESDTTKSDKLLLEEVHRLRAEAKRLEEQCELKNNKIQECQQKIEESWSVAREEAAKCKAAKEVIKALALRLHTISGKDNAGQEAKVGQHEFVPNVATIVTDMKSPRDGNVDSLSNSPIVFSETLKSKFGRSMFPKNENSNSNRGESQQQDNINNGLKADWVEQYEPGVYITFTTLPCGKKGLKRVRFSRKRFLEKEAEKWWEENQSTVYQKYGIEGYINTSQSQVKG comes from the exons ATGAAACCTCTCAGTTTACTCAG CACTCATGGTGTAACAGATAATTCAGTGCCATGTTCTCCATACATTGATCCAGAGGTTCGTAGTAACATTGAGTCAACTCGCATTGATAAAGAGCACAAGAAGAATTTGTCCTATAGGTATTTGACGCATTCTACTTCCGTACATTTAGGAAAAAGTAATGTATTAAAGGATGTAATGATATGGGGTGGAGGGATTGGATGTCTTGTAGGGATTGTGAATGAAAGGTTTGTTCAAGGCGGGGTCTATTCTTTGGTGCCGAAGTTACTAGAATCCACTGCAATGTTAGATGTACAGAACATAGCTTTGGGAGGAAAACATGCTGCCTTAGTTACAAAACAAGGGGAAGTTTTTTGTTGGGGTCAAGGAAAGTGGGGAAGACTCGGGCAGAAAATTGATATGGACATTAGCTCCCCAAAAATAGTTGATTCTCTTAATGGTCTTCATGTAAAGCATGTTTCTTGTGGTGAGTATCATACATGTGCTTTGACAGATTCTGGTGAAGTATATACTTGGGGAAATGATGTCTGCTGTGCAGACTTATTTAATGAAGGGAGAACAAGAAGTCAGTGGATACCGCAAAAACTTGGTGGATACTTAGATGGTATTAGTATCTCAAGTATTGCTTGTGGGGAATGGCATACTGCGATTATCTCTAGTTGTGGGAGGTTATTTACTTACGGAGATGGTACATTTGGGGTTCTTGGCCATGGCGATGTTCGGAGCTGTTCAAGTCCAAAAGAAGTTGAGTCTCTTAGTGGACTAAGGGTGAGATCTGTTGCATGTGGATCGTGGCATACATCTGCTATTGTTGAAGTCATGTTTGATCGTTTTAGGTACAATAGTGCTAGTGGTAAGTTGTTTACATGGGGTGATGGAGATGAGGGGAGGCTTGGTCATTCCGATAATGGAAGCAAGCTTGTGCCAACATGTGTTACACAACTTGTAGACTATGATTTTGTTCAAGTGTCCTGTGGAAGAATGTTGACTGTAGCACTCACTAACATGGGCAAGGTTTTTGCAATAGGTAGTGCCAAATATGGACAGTTAGGAAATCCACATGCCAAGGATAAAGCAGTCATGGTTGAGGGACAACTCAAACAAGAGTTTGTTAAAGTTATATCAACTGGTTCATATCATGTTGCTGTTTTGACTTCTGCAGGGAGTGTCTATACATGGGGCAGGGGTGAAAGTGGTCAACTGGGGCTAGGTGATACTGAAGATAGATATACACCTTGTTTTGTTGAGGCTCTGAGAGATAGACAGGTAAATACTATCACTTGTGGTCCAAGCTTCACAGCTGCAATCTGTTTACACAAACCTATTTCTATTAGTGACCAATCAACTTGTAGTGGTTGTAGGTTGCCATTTGGGTTCACAAGGAAGAAGCATAACTGCTATAACTGTGGTCTTTTGTTCTGCCGTGCTTGTAGTAGTAAGAAGATTATAAATGCACCTCTAGCCCCCAGTAAGAGCAAGGCTTTTCGGGTTTGTGATCAGTGTTTTGATAAACGACAGGGAGGTACACATTCAATAATGGCATCTAAATCCCGAAATTACAACAGTCAACAGTTGTTGAAGCAACAACAAAAAATTGCTGATATGACTGAGGACAGGGGAGAGACAACCGTGACACAAGGGCCTCTGTTATCACTTGGTCAATCATGTTACAGGAAAAGTATGCCAAGTGGACGTAAGGATTGGAAAAACCACCCAGAAAGCCAGCAGGATGTAGAAGATATTTCGTCTAGGCTAGGTGGAATGCCACAGTGGGGGCAAGTTCCATGTCCTgccatatttaaaattaattgtacAGAAAATCCAGTTGTTCATGTTTCTTCATCCAAAAGTAAATTAGCCACAGTTTCTCCTTTTAATATGGAATCTACAACATATAACTTCTCTAAAGTAGAGTCAGATACAACTAAGTCTGACAAGCTGCTCCTTGAAGAAGTTCATAGGCTGAGAGCCGAG GCTAAGAGACTTGAAGAGCAATGTGagcttaaaaataataaaatacaagAGTGTCAACAAAAAATTGAGGAGAGTTGGTCTGTGGCAAGGGAGGAAGCTGCTAAGTGCAAGGCAGCAAAAGAGGTCATAAAAGCTTTAGCACTAAGG CTTCATACAATATCAGGAAAAGATAACGCTGGACAAGAAGCAAAAGTTGGACAACATGAATTTGTGCCGAATGTGGCAACCATAGTTACAGATATGAAGAGTCCAAGAGATGGCAATGTGGACAGTCTATCCAATTCTCCTATAGTATTCTCTGAGACATTAAAATCCAAATTTGGGAGAAGTATGTTTCCCAAAAACGAAAATTCTAACTCTAACAGAGGAGAATCTCAACAACAAGATAATATCAACAATGGCTTGAAGGCTGACTGGGTAGAACAGTATGAGCCAGGTGTTTACATCACATTTACAACCTTGCCATGTGGGAAAAAAGGCCTCAAGCGAGTGAGATTTAG TCGCAAACGATTTTTAGAGAAGGAAGCCGAAAAATGGTGGGAAGAGAATCAGAGCACGGTGTATCAGAAGTATGGGATTGAAGGATATATAAACACGAGCCAAAGTCAGGTGAAAGGCTAA